One Pseudomonas entomophila genomic window carries:
- the tauC gene encoding taurine ABC transporter permease TauC: protein MKPRKPLPTRWISTLTLATLLLAWWLVTAADWIEPLFLPPPGDILAKGWTLITQGYMDASLWQHLGASLGRIGLALLAATLTAIPVGLAIGYNRVARGILDPLIEFYRPIPPLAYLPLIVIWCGIGELSKVLLIYLAIFAPIAIATATGVRTVDPAKLRAAQSLGATQAQLIRHVILPSALPDILTGIRIGLGVGWSTLVAAELIAATSGLGFMVQSAAQFLVTDVVVLGILLIALIAFALEMGLRALQRKLVPWHGQSH from the coding sequence GTGAAACCCCGCAAGCCCTTGCCGACCCGCTGGATCAGCACCCTGACCCTCGCCACCTTGCTGCTGGCCTGGTGGCTGGTGACCGCCGCCGACTGGATCGAACCGCTGTTCCTGCCCCCGCCCGGCGACATCCTGGCCAAGGGCTGGACCCTGATCACCCAGGGCTACATGGATGCCAGCCTGTGGCAGCACCTGGGCGCCAGCCTCGGCCGCATCGGCCTGGCCCTGCTGGCCGCCACCCTGACCGCCATCCCGGTGGGCCTGGCCATCGGCTACAACCGCGTGGCCCGTGGCATCCTCGACCCGCTGATCGAGTTCTACCGGCCGATCCCACCACTGGCCTACCTGCCGCTGATCGTGATCTGGTGCGGTATCGGCGAGCTGTCGAAGGTGCTGCTGATCTACCTGGCGATCTTCGCCCCGATCGCCATCGCCACCGCCACCGGCGTGCGCACCGTCGACCCGGCCAAGTTGCGCGCCGCCCAGTCGCTGGGCGCCACCCAGGCCCAGCTGATCCGCCATGTGATCCTGCCCAGCGCCCTGCCCGACATCCTCACCGGCATCCGTATCGGGCTTGGCGTGGGCTGGTCGACCCTGGTCGCCGCCGAGCTGATCGCCGCCACCAGCGGCCTGGGCTTCATGGTGCAGTCGGCGGCGCAGTTCCTGGTCACCGACGTGGTGGTGCTGGGGATCCTCCTGATCGCCCTGATCGCCTTCGCCCTGGAGATGGGCCTGCGCGCCCTGCAACGCAAGTTGGTGCCCTGGCACGGGCAGAGCCATTGA
- the tauB gene encoding taurine ABC transporter ATP-binding subunit: protein MALLELERISAQYPGATTPVLADINLSLGPRQLLVALGPSGSGKTSLLNLIAGFVAPSDGRITLDGAPVQGPGAERGVVFQDDALLPWQDVLANVAFGLELAGVPRAQREAKAREMLALVDLAGFAERRIWQLSGGQKQRVGLARALAADPRVLLMDEPFGALDAFTREQMQELLLQVWQRTAKPVFLITHDIEEAVFLATELVLLAPNPGRVVERLQLDFGQRYAAGESARAIKSDPRFIETREHVLARVFSQRQESA, encoded by the coding sequence ATGGCCTTGCTTGAACTGGAGCGCATCAGCGCACAGTACCCCGGCGCCACCACCCCGGTGCTGGCCGACATCAACCTGAGCCTCGGGCCACGCCAGTTGCTGGTGGCCCTCGGGCCTTCCGGCAGCGGCAAGACTTCGCTGCTCAACCTGATCGCCGGGTTCGTCGCCCCCAGCGACGGGCGCATTACCCTCGATGGCGCGCCGGTACAAGGCCCCGGCGCCGAGCGCGGCGTGGTGTTCCAGGACGATGCCCTGCTGCCCTGGCAGGACGTGCTGGCCAACGTCGCCTTCGGCCTGGAGCTGGCCGGCGTGCCCCGCGCCCAGCGCGAAGCCAAGGCCCGTGAGATGTTGGCGTTGGTTGACCTGGCGGGCTTCGCTGAACGACGTATCTGGCAACTCTCGGGTGGGCAGAAACAGCGCGTGGGCCTGGCCCGTGCGCTGGCCGCCGACCCTCGGGTGTTGCTGATGGACGAGCCCTTCGGTGCCCTCGACGCCTTCACCCGTGAACAGATGCAGGAGCTGTTGCTGCAGGTCTGGCAGCGCACCGCCAAGCCGGTGTTCCTGATCACCCACGACATCGAGGAAGCGGTGTTCCTCGCTACCGAACTGGTACTGCTGGCCCCCAACCCCGGGCGTGTGGTCGAGCGCCTGCAACTGGACTTCGGCCAGCGCTATGCCGCTGGCGAGTCGGCCCGGGCGATCAAGTCCGATCCCCGCTTCATCGAAACCCGCGAGCACGTGCTGGCACGGGTATTTTCGCAACGCCAGGAGTCCGCATGA
- the tauA gene encoding taurine ABC transporter substrate-binding protein, whose amino-acid sequence MIPHAPLRLFAALTLAGASWLAQAADLTVAYQTTVDPAKVAQVDGTYEKDSKASIDWRKFDNGADVITAVASGDVQIGYLGSSPLAAAATRKLPVETFLIATQIGAGEALVARDSIKTPQDLVGKKVAVPFVSTGHYSLLAALKAWNIDPSKVQILNLTPPAIIAAWKRGDIDATYVWDPALGVAKENGKVLITSGELAEKGAPTFDAWIVRKDFAAKHPEIVRSFAKVTLDAYADYRKDPQAWLADKDNVAKLVKLSGAKPADIPVLLQGNVYPLAADQASALGAPTTQALTDTATFLKQQGKVEAVLPDYSPYVSAQYLPN is encoded by the coding sequence ATGATCCCGCATGCTCCGCTGCGCCTGTTCGCCGCCCTGACCCTCGCCGGCGCCAGCTGGTTGGCCCAGGCCGCCGACCTGACCGTCGCCTACCAGACCACCGTCGACCCGGCCAAAGTGGCCCAGGTCGATGGCACCTATGAAAAGGACAGCAAGGCCAGCATCGACTGGCGCAAGTTCGATAACGGCGCCGACGTGATCACCGCCGTGGCCTCGGGCGACGTGCAGATCGGCTACCTCGGCTCCAGCCCCCTGGCCGCCGCCGCCACCCGCAAGCTGCCGGTCGAGACCTTCCTGATCGCCACCCAGATCGGCGCCGGCGAGGCGCTGGTCGCCCGCGACAGCATCAAGACCCCACAGGACCTGGTCGGCAAGAAAGTCGCCGTGCCTTTCGTGTCCACCGGCCACTACAGCCTGCTGGCCGCGCTGAAGGCCTGGAATATCGACCCCTCGAAGGTGCAGATCCTCAACCTGACGCCACCGGCGATCATCGCTGCCTGGAAGCGCGGCGACATCGATGCCACCTACGTCTGGGACCCGGCCCTGGGCGTGGCCAAGGAGAACGGCAAGGTGCTGATCACCTCTGGCGAGCTGGCCGAGAAAGGCGCGCCGACCTTCGACGCCTGGATCGTGCGCAAGGACTTCGCCGCCAAGCACCCCGAGATCGTCAGGTCGTTCGCCAAGGTGACCCTCGACGCCTACGCCGACTACCGCAAGGACCCGCAGGCGTGGCTGGCCGACAAAGACAACGTCGCCAAGCTGGTCAAACTGTCCGGCGCCAAGCCGGCCGACATCCCGGTGCTGCTGCAGGGCAACGTCTACCCGCTGGCCGCCGACCAGGCCAGCGCCCTGGGCGCGCCGACCACCCAGGCACTGACCGACACCGCCACCTTCCTCAAGCAACAGGGCAAGGTCGAAGCCGTGCTGCCGGACTACTCGCCCTACGTCAGCGCCCAATACCTGCCCAACTGA
- a CDS encoding OprD family porin — protein MYKSSLALAVALGVLAQQAGAAGFIEDSKLSLSSRTMYFNNDNREAHATGTAKRPDQRESGQGFKLDYISGFTQGTVGFGVDAQALWGIRLDGGKGYHKAGFFPDDGKGAADQWARIGGNAKARFSKTEAHFGSALAPNLPILVSNDGRLLPQTFEGGTIQSKEIDNLTINAGQLTHAMGRASSNRTGLSVAGATAESNKFRYGGLDYKLTPDLTLQYYYSNLEDFYKQHFLGATHVFKIADDQSFKTDLRYFDSSNDGKNGHDATYNFNNNGGYAKNKGKIDNKTWSAMFTYTLGGHALMLGRQQVGDDGGFVWMGQGNLVNDSGTSEGAGGSSFYLFTDSMINQFARAGENTNFGQYSYDFAALGVPGLKASVAYLRGDDIRNQNGHGTYNEWERDARVDYTIQQGTFKGLGFTLRQGVYRGSGESSADQDQTRFLVNYTYAFM, from the coding sequence ATGTACAAGTCCAGCCTGGCCCTGGCCGTGGCACTGGGGGTTCTCGCCCAACAAGCAGGCGCTGCAGGTTTCATCGAGGACAGCAAGCTGTCCCTGAGCTCGCGCACCATGTACTTCAACAACGACAACCGTGAGGCTCACGCCACCGGGACTGCCAAGCGTCCTGACCAGCGTGAGTCCGGCCAGGGCTTCAAGCTCGACTACATCTCGGGCTTCACCCAAGGCACCGTCGGTTTCGGTGTTGATGCCCAGGCCCTGTGGGGCATCCGTCTGGACGGCGGCAAGGGTTATCACAAAGCCGGTTTCTTCCCGGATGATGGCAAAGGCGCCGCAGACCAGTGGGCCCGTATCGGTGGCAACGCCAAGGCACGCTTCTCCAAGACCGAGGCGCACTTCGGTAGCGCCCTGGCCCCGAACCTGCCGATCCTGGTCTCCAACGACGGTCGTCTGCTGCCGCAGACCTTCGAGGGTGGCACCATCCAGTCGAAGGAAATCGACAACCTGACCATCAACGCCGGTCAGCTGACCCACGCCATGGGTCGTGCCTCGAGCAACCGCACCGGTCTGTCCGTTGCCGGTGCTACCGCCGAGAGCAACAAGTTCCGCTACGGCGGCCTGGACTACAAGCTCACTCCAGACCTGACCCTGCAGTACTACTACTCGAACCTGGAAGACTTCTACAAGCAGCACTTCCTGGGCGCGACCCACGTCTTCAAGATCGCTGACGACCAGTCGTTCAAGACCGACCTGCGCTACTTCGACAGCAGCAACGACGGCAAGAACGGTCACGACGCGACCTACAACTTCAACAACAACGGCGGCTATGCCAAGAACAAGGGCAAGATCGACAACAAGACTTGGTCGGCCATGTTCACCTACACCCTGGGTGGCCACGCGCTGATGCTCGGTCGCCAGCAGGTCGGCGACGACGGCGGCTTCGTCTGGATGGGCCAGGGCAACCTGGTCAACGACAGCGGTACTTCCGAAGGCGCTGGCGGCTCCAGCTTCTACCTGTTCACCGACAGCATGATCAACCAGTTCGCCCGTGCTGGCGAGAACACCAACTTCGGTCAGTACTCCTATGACTTCGCTGCGCTGGGCGTGCCGGGCCTGAAGGCTTCCGTGGCCTACCTGCGTGGTGACGACATCCGCAACCAGAACGGCCATGGCACCTACAACGAATGGGAACGTGACGCACGCGTCGACTACACCATTCAGCAAGGCACCTTCAAAGGCCTGGGCTTCACCCTGCGCCAAGGCGTCTATCGTGGTAGCGGCGAAAGCAGCGCTGACCAGGATCAGACTCGCTTCCTCGTGAACTACACTTACGCCTTCATGTAA
- a CDS encoding peroxiredoxin, whose amino-acid sequence MSLKLGDIAPDFEQDSSAGKIRFHEWLGNSWGVLFSHPADFTPVCTTELGLTAKLKEDFAKRGVKAIALSVDPVDSHHKWIDDINETQNTVVNFPIIADADRKVSDLYDLIHPNASDTLTVRSLFVIDPNKKVRLTITYPASTGRNFNEILRVIDSLQLTDNYKVATPGNWQDGDEVVIVPSLKDEDEIKQRFPKGYRAVKPYLRLTPQPNR is encoded by the coding sequence ATGAGCCTCAAACTCGGCGACATCGCCCCCGATTTCGAACAGGATTCCAGCGCCGGCAAGATCCGCTTCCACGAATGGCTGGGCAACAGCTGGGGCGTGCTGTTCTCCCACCCGGCCGACTTCACCCCGGTGTGCACCACCGAGCTGGGCCTGACCGCCAAGCTCAAGGAAGACTTCGCCAAGCGCGGCGTGAAAGCCATCGCCCTGTCGGTGGACCCGGTCGACTCCCACCACAAGTGGATCGATGACATCAACGAGACCCAGAACACCGTGGTCAACTTTCCGATCATCGCCGACGCCGACCGCAAGGTTTCCGACCTCTACGACCTGATTCACCCCAACGCCAGCGACACCCTTACGGTGCGCTCGCTGTTCGTCATCGACCCGAACAAGAAGGTGCGCCTGACCATCACCTATCCGGCCAGTACCGGGCGCAACTTCAATGAGATCCTGCGGGTGATCGACTCGTTGCAGTTGACCGACAACTACAAGGTCGCCACCCCAGGCAACTGGCAGGACGGCGACGAGGTAGTGATCGTGCCGTCGCTGAAGGACGAAGACGAAATCAAGCAGCGCTTCCCGAAAGGGTACCGGGCGGTGAAACCCTATCTGCGGCTGACCCCGCAACCGAATCGTTAA
- the ssuE gene encoding NADPH-dependent FMN reductase, with protein MLVVSVGGSPSLRSRSGVLLERSRDWLQERGVEVVTFQVREFPAEDLLHARFDSPQVRHFNELVAQADGLVVATPVYKASFAGALKTLLDLLPERALEHKVVLPIATGGSIAHMLAVDYALKPVLSALKAQETLQGIFADDGQITYGEGSKPAQLAPALEQRLQDSLETFHSALARRPRPVAPGVLNERLISARWSI; from the coding sequence ATGCTGGTTGTTTCTGTCGGTGGTAGCCCCAGTCTTCGTTCACGCTCCGGCGTGCTGCTAGAGCGTTCACGCGACTGGCTGCAGGAACGCGGCGTCGAGGTGGTGACCTTCCAGGTGCGGGAGTTCCCCGCCGAGGACCTGCTCCACGCGCGCTTCGACAGCCCGCAGGTGCGCCACTTCAACGAACTGGTGGCCCAGGCCGACGGCCTGGTGGTTGCCACCCCGGTGTACAAGGCATCGTTCGCCGGCGCGCTGAAGACCCTGCTCGACCTGCTGCCCGAGCGCGCCCTGGAACACAAAGTGGTACTGCCGATCGCCACCGGCGGCAGCATCGCCCACATGCTCGCCGTGGACTACGCGCTCAAGCCCGTGCTGTCGGCCCTCAAGGCGCAGGAGACCCTGCAAGGAATCTTCGCCGACGACGGCCAGATCACCTACGGCGAAGGCAGCAAGCCCGCGCAACTGGCGCCCGCCCTCGAGCAGCGCCTGCAGGATTCGCTGGAAACGTTCCACAGCGCCTTGGCGCGCCGGCCTCGGCCGGTCGCCCCTGGCGTGCTCAACGAACGCCTGATCAGTGCCCGCTGGAGCATCTGA
- a CDS encoding sulfonate ABC transporter substrate-binding protein, with translation MRTVFLRRGLVALFAAAVSFGAITQAQAESLRIGYQKYGTLVLLKAKGSLEKRLAEQGIQVQWTEFPGGPQLLEGLNVGSIDFGVTGETPPVFAQAAGADLLYVAYEPPAPHSEAILVPKGSPIQSVKELKGKKVAFNKGSNVHYLLVRALEDAGLTYADIQPVYLPPADARAAFERGSVDAWVIWDPYQAAAEQQLQARVLRDGKGLVDNHQFYLATRGYATQHPAVINTLVEEVRAVGQWSQANPQQVTDQVAPLLGLPADITLTSVKRQGYGAGPLTPEVIAAQQKIADTFTALKLIPKPLSIKDVIWTPPAKVASAP, from the coding sequence ATGCGCACAGTCTTCTTGCGTCGCGGTCTGGTCGCCCTGTTTGCGGCGGCTGTATCCTTCGGCGCCATCACCCAAGCCCAGGCCGAGAGCCTGCGCATCGGTTACCAGAAATACGGCACCCTGGTGCTGCTCAAGGCCAAGGGTTCGCTGGAGAAGCGCCTGGCCGAGCAAGGCATCCAGGTGCAATGGACCGAATTCCCCGGCGGCCCGCAGCTGCTCGAAGGGCTCAACGTCGGCTCCATCGATTTTGGCGTGACCGGTGAAACGCCGCCGGTGTTCGCCCAGGCCGCAGGCGCCGACCTGCTCTACGTCGCCTACGAACCGCCGGCGCCGCACAGCGAGGCGATCCTCGTGCCCAAGGGCTCGCCGATCCAGTCGGTGAAAGAGCTCAAGGGCAAGAAAGTCGCCTTCAACAAGGGTTCGAACGTTCACTACCTGCTGGTCCGCGCCCTTGAAGACGCCGGCCTCACCTACGCCGACATCCAGCCGGTCTACCTGCCGCCCGCCGACGCCCGCGCCGCCTTCGAGCGCGGCAGCGTCGATGCGTGGGTGATCTGGGACCCGTACCAGGCTGCCGCCGAGCAGCAGCTGCAGGCCCGCGTGCTGCGTGATGGCAAGGGCCTGGTCGACAACCACCAGTTCTACCTCGCCACCCGCGGCTATGCCACCCAGCATCCGGCGGTGATCAACACCCTGGTCGAGGAAGTGCGCGCCGTGGGCCAGTGGTCCCAGGCCAACCCGCAGCAGGTCACAGACCAGGTCGCGCCGCTGCTCGGCCTGCCCGCCGACATCACGCTCACCTCGGTGAAGCGCCAGGGTTACGGCGCTGGGCCGCTGACCCCGGAGGTCATCGCCGCGCAGCAGAAGATCGCCGACACCTTCACCGCCCTGAAGCTGATCCCCAAGCCCTTGAGCATCAAGGACGTGATCTGGACACCCCCGGCCAAGGTCGCCAGCGCGCCTTGA
- the ssuD gene encoding FMNH2-dependent alkanesulfonate monooxygenase yields MSLNIFWFLPTHGDGKYLGTTEGARAVDHGYLSQIAQAADRLGFGGVLIPTGRSCEDSWLVAASLIPVTERLKFLVALRPGIISPTVAARQAATLDRLSNGRALFNLVTGGDPDELAGDGLHLNHQERYEASVEFTRIWRKVLEGEVVDYDGKHLQVKGAKLLYPPIQQPRPPLYFGGSSDAAQDLAAEQVELYLTWGEPPAAVAEKIAQVREKAAALGREVRFGIRLHVIVRETNEEAWAAADKLISHLDDDTIARAQASLARFDSVGQQRMAALHGGKRDKLEVAPNLWAGVGLVRGGAGTALVGDGPTVAARVKEYADLGIDTFIFSGYPHLEESYRVAELLFPHLDVQRPEQPKSAGYVSPFGEMVANDILPKSVSQS; encoded by the coding sequence ATGAGCCTTAACATCTTCTGGTTCCTCCCCACCCACGGTGACGGCAAGTACCTGGGCACCACCGAAGGCGCCCGCGCCGTCGACCACGGCTACCTGAGCCAGATCGCCCAGGCCGCCGACCGCCTGGGTTTCGGCGGCGTGCTGATCCCCACCGGGCGTTCCTGCGAGGACTCCTGGCTGGTGGCAGCGTCGCTGATCCCGGTGACCGAGCGCCTGAAGTTCCTGGTCGCCCTGCGCCCGGGGATCATCTCGCCGACCGTGGCGGCGCGCCAGGCGGCCACCTTGGACCGCCTGTCCAATGGTCGCGCGCTATTCAACCTGGTGACCGGTGGCGACCCGGACGAACTGGCCGGTGATGGCCTGCACCTCAACCACCAGGAGCGCTATGAGGCGTCGGTGGAGTTCACCCGCATCTGGCGCAAGGTGCTCGAAGGCGAAGTGGTCGACTATGACGGCAAGCACCTCCAGGTGAAGGGTGCCAAGCTGCTCTATCCGCCGATCCAGCAACCACGCCCGCCGCTGTATTTCGGTGGCTCGTCCGACGCCGCCCAGGACCTGGCCGCCGAGCAGGTCGAACTGTACCTGACCTGGGGCGAGCCACCGGCCGCCGTGGCCGAGAAGATCGCCCAGGTGCGCGAGAAAGCCGCGGCCCTTGGCCGTGAGGTGCGCTTCGGTATTCGCCTGCACGTGATCGTGCGGGAAACCAACGAAGAAGCCTGGGCCGCCGCCGACAAACTCATCTCGCACCTGGACGACGACACCATCGCCCGCGCCCAGGCCTCGCTGGCGCGCTTCGACTCGGTCGGCCAACAACGCATGGCCGCCCTGCACGGTGGCAAGCGCGACAAGCTGGAGGTGGCGCCGAACCTGTGGGCCGGCGTCGGCCTGGTGCGTGGCGGCGCCGGCACCGCGCTGGTGGGCGATGGCCCGACCGTCGCGGCGCGGGTCAAGGAGTATGCGGACCTGGGTATCGACACCTTCATCTTCTCCGGCTACCCCCACCTGGAAGAGTCGTACCGCGTCGCCGAGCTGCTGTTCCCGCACCTGGACGTGCAACGCCCGGAGCAGCCGAAAAGCGCTGGCTATGTCAGCCCGTTCGGTGAAATGGTCGCCAACGACATCCTGCCCAAGTCCGTGTCGCAGAGCTGA
- the ssuC gene encoding aliphatic sulfonate ABC transporter permease SsuC, translating to MSRATSTTWSKRLAPWALPILLVAVWQLAVSAGWLSTRILPAPSAVVSAGVELVRSGELWTHLAISGWRAGLGFFIGGSLGLLLGFITGLSNWGERLLDSSVQMIRNVPHLALIPLVILWFGIDESAKIFLVALGTLFPIYLNTYHGIRNVDPALVEMARSYGLSGFALFRQVILPGALLSILVGVRFALGFMWLTLIVAETISANSGIGYLAMNAREFLQTDVVVLAIVLYAVLGKCADLAARGLERVWLRWHPAYQVAKKEGA from the coding sequence ATGAGTCGAGCAACCTCAACCACCTGGTCGAAGCGCCTGGCGCCCTGGGCCCTGCCGATCCTGCTGGTGGCGGTGTGGCAGCTGGCGGTCAGCGCCGGCTGGCTGTCGACCCGCATCCTGCCGGCCCCGAGCGCGGTGGTGAGCGCAGGCGTCGAGCTGGTGCGCAGCGGCGAGCTCTGGACCCACCTGGCCATCAGTGGCTGGCGTGCCGGCCTTGGCTTTTTCATCGGTGGCAGCCTGGGGCTGTTGCTGGGCTTCATCACCGGCCTGTCGAACTGGGGCGAACGCCTGCTCGACAGCTCGGTGCAGATGATCCGCAACGTGCCGCACCTGGCGCTGATCCCGTTGGTGATCCTGTGGTTCGGTATCGACGAGTCGGCGAAGATCTTCCTGGTGGCACTGGGGACGTTGTTCCCCATCTACCTGAACACCTACCACGGCATCCGCAACGTCGACCCGGCGCTGGTGGAGATGGCGCGCAGCTACGGCCTGTCGGGCTTCGCGCTGTTCCGCCAGGTGATCCTGCCGGGTGCGCTGCTGTCGATCCTGGTCGGTGTGCGCTTCGCCCTCGGGTTCATGTGGCTGACGCTGATCGTCGCCGAGACCATCTCGGCCAACTCCGGCATCGGCTACCTGGCGATGAACGCCCGTGAGTTCCTGCAGACCGACGTGGTGGTGTTGGCCATCGTCCTGTACGCGGTGCTCGGCAAGTGCGCCGACCTGGCCGCCCGAGGCCTGGAGCGTGTCTGGCTGCGCTGGCACCCGGCGTACCAGGTGGCGAAGAAGGAGGGCGCATGA
- the ssuB gene encoding aliphatic sulfonates ABC transporter ATP-binding protein gives MTVLKEQPPRLLRGIPLAANDLRRTFGQREVLRGVDLHIPAGQFVAIVGRSGCGKSTLLRLLAGLDQPSAGELMAGAAPLAEAREDTRLMFQDARLLPWKKVIDNVGLGLSGNWRPRALEALEAVGLAERAHEWPAALSGGQKQRVALARALIHQPRLLLLDEPLGALDALTRIEMQQLIERLWRQHGFTVLLVTHDVSEAVAVADRVILIEDGAVGLDLVVDLPRPRVRGSHRLAALESEVLNRVLSVPGTPPEPEPVAPLPTHLRWAH, from the coding sequence ATGACCGTGCTCAAGGAACAGCCGCCACGCCTGCTGCGTGGCATCCCCCTGGCGGCCAACGACCTGCGCCGTACCTTTGGCCAGCGTGAAGTGTTGCGCGGTGTCGATCTGCATATCCCGGCCGGTCAGTTCGTCGCCATCGTCGGCCGTAGTGGCTGCGGCAAGAGCACCTTGCTGCGGCTGCTGGCCGGGCTCGACCAGCCCAGCGCCGGCGAACTGATGGCGGGCGCTGCGCCACTGGCCGAGGCCCGCGAGGACACCCGGCTGATGTTCCAGGATGCGCGCCTGCTGCCCTGGAAGAAGGTGATCGACAACGTCGGTCTGGGGTTGTCCGGCAACTGGCGGCCCCGTGCCCTGGAAGCGTTGGAAGCGGTCGGCCTGGCCGAGCGCGCCCATGAATGGCCGGCAGCATTGTCCGGCGGCCAGAAACAGCGGGTGGCCTTGGCCCGAGCACTGATTCATCAGCCGCGCCTGTTGCTGCTGGACGAACCGCTCGGTGCGCTGGACGCCCTGACCCGTATCGAGATGCAGCAACTGATCGAGCGCCTGTGGCGCCAGCATGGCTTCACCGTGCTGCTGGTCACCCACGACGTCAGCGAAGCCGTCGCCGTGGCCGACCGGGTGATCCTGATCGAAGACGGCGCCGTCGGCCTGGACCTGGTCGTCGACCTGCCACGGCCGCGGGTGCGTGGTTCGCACCGCCTGGCGGCGCTGGAAAGCGAAGTGCTCAACCGCGTCCTTTCCGTCCCGGGCACCCCGCCCGAGCCGGAACCTGTAGCCCCTTTGCCCACGCACCTGCGTTGGGCCCACTGA
- a CDS encoding TOBE domain-containing protein yields the protein MTIKAINVRNQFKGTVKEILEGPVLSEIDVQTASGIVTSVITTRSVKELELQVGSEVIAFVKSTEVSIAKL from the coding sequence ATGACCATCAAAGCCATCAACGTACGCAACCAGTTCAAAGGTACCGTGAAGGAAATCCTCGAAGGCCCGGTACTGTCGGAAATCGACGTGCAGACCGCCTCCGGCATCGTCACCTCGGTGATCACCACCCGTTCCGTCAAGGAGCTGGAGTTGCAGGTGGGCAGTGAAGTGATCGCCTTCGTGAAATCGACCGAGGTGTCCATCGCCAAGCTCTGA
- a CDS encoding TetR/AcrR family transcriptional regulator, whose amino-acid sequence MNRTATPRKPRASSQARIEAILAAARELLAGQGVAALSIYSVAERAQIPPSSVYHFFASVPALLEALTADVHRAFREALSAPIDSSAFSTWHGLSRLIEQRMLDIYNEDTAARQLILAQHGLSEVVQADRQHDLELGELMHRLFDRHFQLPAMPRDVDVFALAMELSDRVYARSMQLHEQITPRMAEEGMRVFEAYLGLYLPPYLAKRQP is encoded by the coding sequence ATGAACCGCACCGCCACCCCGCGCAAGCCACGCGCCAGCAGCCAGGCCAGGATCGAGGCGATCCTGGCCGCGGCCCGCGAGCTGCTGGCCGGCCAGGGCGTGGCGGCGCTGTCGATCTACAGCGTCGCGGAGCGGGCGCAGATCCCGCCGTCGTCGGTGTACCACTTCTTCGCCAGCGTTCCGGCATTGCTCGAGGCCTTGACCGCCGATGTGCACCGGGCCTTTCGCGAGGCGTTGAGCGCCCCCATCGACAGCTCGGCGTTCAGCACGTGGCACGGTCTGTCACGGCTGATCGAGCAGCGCATGCTCGACATTTACAACGAGGACACCGCGGCGCGCCAGCTGATCCTCGCCCAGCATGGGCTGAGTGAAGTGGTGCAGGCCGACCGCCAGCACGACCTGGAACTGGGCGAGCTGATGCACCGGCTGTTCGACCGGCATTTCCAGCTCCCGGCGATGCCGAGGGACGTGGATGTGTTCGCCTTGGCGATGGAGCTGAGCGACCGGGTGTATGCCCGCTCGATGCAGTTGCACGAGCAGATCACCCCGCGCATGGCGGAGGAAGGGATGCGGGTGTTCGAGGCTTACCTGGGGTTGTATCTGCCGCCTTATCTGGCCAAGCGCCAACCCTGA